Proteins encoded together in one Psychrobacter sanguinis window:
- a CDS encoding DUF1285 domain-containing protein has product MSHSNQQQSNENPAQTASSLESLSEFIKQETSDRRGRSIPPLEKWQPERQGEMDLVIKANGEWWHEGTKITRQSLVDLFASILWQEGSEYYLKTPVEKLRINVEDVPFLITEVNVIEQKEQGTSLIEFITSTGDVVHLDDEHPLEMGEYQGEERPYIEIRFGMKGLVSRNVLMHLTKIGELTEHDGKTSLTLHSGVKAYSVTVSN; this is encoded by the coding sequence ATGTCACACTCAAACCAGCAACAGTCAAACGAGAATCCTGCCCAGACAGCTAGCAGTTTAGAATCATTGTCTGAGTTTATCAAACAAGAGACCAGTGACCGTCGTGGTCGCTCGATTCCTCCTCTTGAAAAGTGGCAGCCTGAGCGTCAAGGCGAGATGGATCTAGTCATTAAAGCCAATGGTGAATGGTGGCATGAGGGCACTAAAATTACGCGTCAATCTTTAGTAGATTTGTTTGCGTCCATATTGTGGCAAGAAGGGTCTGAGTATTATTTAAAAACCCCTGTCGAAAAGCTGCGTATTAATGTAGAAGATGTGCCTTTTTTAATCACTGAGGTAAATGTTATTGAGCAAAAAGAGCAGGGCACGTCGCTTATTGAATTTATCACCAGTACGGGTGATGTGGTGCACTTAGATGATGAGCATCCGCTTGAAATGGGTGAGTATCAAGGTGAAGAGCGACCTTATATCGAGATTCGTTTTGGTATGAAAGGTCTTGTCTCACGCAATGTATTGATGCATTTGACTAAAATTGGTGAGCTCACTGAGCATGATGGCAAAACCAGTTTGACCTTACACAGTGGTGTCAAGGCCTACTCAGTAACAGTGAGCAATTAG
- a CDS encoding electron transfer flavoprotein-ubiquinone oxidoreductase, with product MQDEQIERESMDFDVVIVGGGPSGLSAAIRLRQLALQAGLDEFMVCVVEKGSEFGAHILSGAVIEPRALNELIPDWKEKGAPLNVPVNEDRIYYLNSSQRSTKVPDALVPAPMHNHGNYIVSLGNVVRWLAEQAEELEVMMFPGFPASEILYNDDGSVRGVLTGDMGVASDGSKKSGYEPGYELNAKYTIFAEGCRGHLGKRLISRFALDKDSDPQHYGIGIKELWEVDPSKHEQGVVMHGLGWPLTETGSTGGWWLYHDENNQVSFGLVIDLAYHNPYMSPFDEMQRLKTHPVIRQVLEGGKRLSYGARALTKGGLNSLPKLTFPGGVLVGDDAGFLNPAKIKGTHTSMKSGMLAAEAVFEALQSGRQHDEVESYCQRYKESWLFEDNQSARNFSPVMHRMGQFMGGAFTFLEHNLLKGKMPLTVRDTTPDYDSLDKASTSYKPHYPKPDGKLTFDKLSSVFISNTNHAEDQPTHLKLTDPTIPVTVNLPIYAEPAQRYCPAGVYEIVKDAEGAKFVINAQNCVHCKTCDIKDPAQNITWVTPEGGGGPNYPNM from the coding sequence ATGCAAGATGAACAAATAGAACGTGAGTCAATGGATTTTGATGTTGTCATCGTTGGGGGTGGTCCCTCTGGTCTTTCAGCAGCCATTCGTCTACGTCAACTCGCTCTGCAAGCTGGCCTAGATGAATTCATGGTCTGTGTGGTAGAAAAAGGCTCTGAGTTTGGCGCTCACATTTTATCAGGTGCGGTAATTGAACCCCGTGCTTTGAATGAACTGATTCCAGATTGGAAAGAAAAAGGCGCGCCATTAAACGTACCGGTTAACGAAGATCGCATTTATTATTTAAATTCATCACAACGTTCAACTAAGGTACCTGATGCTCTTGTGCCTGCCCCAATGCACAACCATGGTAATTACATTGTGTCATTAGGTAATGTAGTACGCTGGTTGGCAGAACAAGCAGAAGAGCTTGAAGTTATGATGTTCCCAGGCTTCCCAGCATCTGAAATTTTATATAATGACGATGGGTCAGTTCGTGGCGTATTAACCGGCGATATGGGTGTGGCATCTGACGGCTCAAAAAAATCAGGCTATGAGCCAGGCTATGAGCTAAATGCCAAATACACTATCTTCGCTGAAGGCTGCCGTGGACATTTAGGCAAACGTCTTATCAGCCGTTTTGCGCTAGACAAAGACAGCGATCCACAACATTACGGTATCGGTATCAAAGAGCTGTGGGAAGTTGACCCAAGCAAGCACGAGCAAGGTGTGGTTATGCACGGTCTAGGTTGGCCATTAACCGAAACGGGTTCGACCGGTGGTTGGTGGTTATATCATGATGAAAATAACCAAGTGAGCTTTGGTTTGGTGATCGACTTAGCTTACCACAACCCATACATGTCTCCTTTTGATGAGATGCAGCGTTTAAAAACCCATCCGGTAATCAGACAGGTATTAGAGGGTGGTAAGCGTTTGTCTTATGGCGCTCGTGCCTTAACCAAAGGGGGTCTAAACTCTTTACCTAAGTTAACTTTCCCAGGTGGTGTATTGGTTGGTGATGATGCAGGTTTCCTAAACCCTGCTAAGATCAAAGGCACGCACACTTCGATGAAGTCAGGTATGTTAGCTGCTGAAGCGGTATTTGAAGCGCTACAATCTGGCCGTCAACATGATGAAGTTGAAAGCTATTGCCAGCGTTATAAAGAGTCTTGGTTATTTGAAGACAATCAGTCAGCGCGTAACTTCTCGCCAGTCATGCACCGTATGGGCCAATTCATGGGCGGCGCTTTTACCTTTCTCGAGCACAACTTACTTAAAGGTAAAATGCCACTGACTGTTCGTGACACGACGCCTGACTATGATAGTCTAGATAAGGCCAGTACGTCTTATAAGCCTCATTATCCGAAGCCGGATGGTAAGTTAACTTTTGATAAGCTGTCTTCAGTGTTTATCTCTAATACCAACCATGCAGAAGATCAGCCTACTCACTTGAAGCTTACCGATCCTACAATACCGGTAACTGTGAACTTACCTATCTATGCCGAGCCTGCACAGCGTTATTGTCCAGCTGGCGTGTATGAGATTGTGAAGGATGCAGAAGGCGCTAAGTTTGTGATTAACGCACAAAACTGTGTTCATTGTAAGACCTGTGATATTAAAGACCCTGCACAGAACATTACTTGGGTAACCCCAGAAGGCGGCGGCGGTCCTAACTATCCAAACATGTAG